TCGATCTGCTGTTGCCGGGCGATGACGAGGCGGACCTCGCCGAGCGCACGCGTGCGCTGGCCGACTGGGCGGGCGGCTTCACCTTCGGTGTCGCCTGTGCCGGACGCGCCCCGGAAGATCTGCCCGCGGAGGTCGCCGAATTCGTGCGCGACGCGGCCGAGGTCGCGGCGCTGACCGATGGCGATGAGGACGAGGGCGACGAGGCGGACTACGCCGAGGTGGTCGAGTATCTGCGCGCGGGGACACTGCTGGCGCGTACCGAATGCCGTTCGGGGCGGGGGTCCGATGACGCCGATGACGCCGGTGATGCCGAAGACGCCGGCGGCGCGGATGACCGCGATGAAACCCT
This genomic window from Halofilum ochraceum contains:
- a CDS encoding UPF0149 family protein, which translates into the protein MTLPACNETEQRLRALGATASAPQCHGVLCGLLAVGDADARETWLAETVGEEAPGAEIDELYETTLQQLDDPEFGLDLLLPGDDEADLAERTRALADWAGGFTFGVACAGRAPEDLPAEVAEFVRDAAEVAALTDGDEDEGDEADYAEVVEYLRAGTLLARTECRSGRGSDDADDAGDAEDAGGADDRDETLG